From one Babesia bovis T2Bo chromosome 3, whole genome shotgun sequence genomic stretch:
- a CDS encoding SAC3/GANP family protein — translation MATNPPDYLGIPSGDGTGPASKSLKNVLLRPLDNAEIGSILIKHQEIASLTKGSTPGRMVGEVLGMCPLKEIRQKVEMNTASDLERVNASTVNPKLALKSFQRSDASRVFKPEETRPAVWCRRTIYNILCYFVDADIVTKPYLMDKKFSYLDVYNFLRDRLRSIWQDLTVQHCTKHRAYIECFEISIRFLIYSNEILCENEEYDIAQNRGLLNTCLDKLMEGYESVHKYLQHKSNNKRIQQPDLILNNPEIVDTLVYRSPHEAEFWGYRLLMHIPQLLLPGGSATFCDIVQRMPNDLRGNASVKFAIEVCHTAASGNVYRYFTLMRDADCTALFASVMNRASICLRVQFMEVLVNRSICKKEVNPLDMATFNSLFGFVDESLESAEKMLSRYGITTYEHEGKAYLDFANADATLLETERNMPQKLCIKFQTSSSVAKGKFESIPSRQLIFDPDFEYPAGTGPDTVGTPFVHEAIPKESEPVNTKSIFGIPTATSIFGASSTTGPIFNFGTTSDTKPVFQFGVTDTNSKAPSSTPSLFGSSNQSMFGSNSNPFGSSNSTIFGTNNQSTFGSNSNPFGSSNSTIFGTNSQSTFGSSGNSMFGSGKTGAFGTSSQPGFGTSNANVFGTTSQTMFATNNRPTESSNSNSVFGSTNSNLFGTNTQPTDPTSTNSVFGTTSQTMFATNTQQSESSSSNFIFGSVNTNVFGTSNQSIFGTNSISPFGTSTKPFGTTESTVFGSGKSNIFAPESKSALGSSDQSIFVNGNVNTPTSKDQSTPDNVQTTVDSSKTIFGTTSQSIFGSTSSVNIFGAAKSEATKDFTFGTPKNDIKPFIFGDTKSTFATDKQDATPNDVSVGDPLSSSKSTFTFGAPKSTEDNSLFKFSVPTIQPSSEKTDTAEVGVSTTNKCNAPSNEDTKGFPKLFELPTSNKDHESVIFGSESSKTDQPVTTTTLIPNEDTYAPEKQTDTPPTLTDSIISQYERRASLKKIKVIKPKLFKHGDGQRSENKNATRWTSIMARLQAAVCAIRDSRLYEIPKEVLQRSTVIINGNLVSQANRPYVRNTEVYTSDPSPASILESEFNGFMHPVFQYHTDSIISKEYDIASIGSSLSGVHYLNPRGSKRYLQKLYLQQLLQYNTLRIIKPCYSCSSCAGVNGIDSYAVLAAVAKCCLGVSQKLSSAIGTLVHKTTTAAIDLCSKLTKRLRHEKVLPPRKRVARRRNAVINTKPTDLPPISAEAFNTFVTSTKEHLLSTSRYIANVYTGSARMLTRIVEHINEANSTGTYPLELLLTIAKDNVDAIYSNTISQCSNMITKHDVAVWGAGIMWHVSFFNPICLRTTSTGSDLLPTEGDIEQYQLSDYVIRLKEDILSIACFNIGVHRLMPSTKGYEKSMTKCCSVEDKEMPIGVMASVSTSNDDYGMDFSYRASDMPDVIAPADQRYNNRATIQIVAKSSAVYIGKQGYFHELFSSERFPDLCSIDTNSSNLDYYGVLQAFVGVNIAQNVYQHYTVVVCYRLAVSMIDILCLYELFNISVATTVSMCGCAGKNHDMCHSRLKQTLATVSEKLLSEFIEYSTKLGVRLDPSELRSRIIFSCVGFEMYTEDLGRQSKTAKGSNTIARILYPQGFSEAIRDAANATICPSGIHILEKEFYIPDLYDFLSAISRMNKTAESSDKVSLIQGLDEFITRIDNSFSSTHWDLYSEATFTHDVDVSDEIAIDISQLSRYSKESFMALMKAFRLAAEIAAQDYPGSSQHELISRVLSLVRVRNYHVPYYIGLYMSNVIDGSEI, via the coding sequence AACTTTTTACGCGATAGGTTGCGCAGTATATGGCAGGATTTGACCGTGCAACACTGCACCAAGCATAGGGCGTATATCGAATGTTTCGAAATTAGCATTCggtttttaatatattcaaatgAGATATTGTGCGAAAACGAGGAATATGATATAGCACAAAACAGGGGGTTACTAAATACATGCTTGGATAAGCTTATGGAAGGCTATGAGTCGGTGCACAAGTATCTACAACACAAAAGCAATAATAAGCGTATACAACAACCGGATTTAATACTGAATAACCCAGAAATAGTTGATACCCTGGTATACAGGTCACCTCATGAAGCTGAGTTTTGGGGATACCGGCTTTTAATGCATATACCACAATTACTGTTACCGGGTGGGTCTGCTACATTCTGTGATATTGTACAACGCATGCCAAATGATTTGCGTGGGAATGCATCCGTCAAATTTGCCATTGAAGTGTGCCATACAGCAGCTTCAGGCAATGTTTACCGGTATTTCACCCTGATGCGTGATGCTGATTGTACTGCACTATTCGCTTCGGTGATGAATAGAGCCTCTATATGTCTAAGGGTACAGTTCATGGAAGTACTAGTCAACCGTTCTATATGTAAGAAAGAAGTTAACCCACTGGATATGGCCACTTTCAATAGCCTGTTTGGATTCGTAGACGAAAGTTTGGAATCAGCTGAAAAGATGCTTAGCAGGTATGGTATTACCACATACGAACATGAGGGGAAGGCATATCTTGattttgccaatgctgATGCCACACTCTTGGAGACTGAGAGAAATATGCCTCAGAAGTTATGCATCAAGTTTCAAACATCCAGTTCAGTGGCAAAAGGAAAATTTGAATCTATACCTTCAAGACAATTGATATTTGATCCTGATTTTGAATACCCAGCTGGTACAGGTCCGGATACTGTAGGCACACCATTTGTTCATGAGGCCATCCCCAAAGAGAGTGAACCGGTTAATACCAAATCTATATTTGGGATACCCACGGCAACATCTATATTTGGTGCCTCTAGTACTACGGGGCCGATATTCAACTTTGGAACTACATCCGATACGAAGCCGGTATTCCAATTCGGTGTAACTGATACCAATAGTAAAGCTCCATCAAGTACTCCTTCATTATTTGGATCTAGCAATCAATCGATGTTTGGTTCGAATAGCAACCCATTTGGATCCAGTAATTCAACCATATTTGGTACAAATAACCAATCTACATTTGGTTCGAATAGCAATCCATTTGGATCCAGTAATTCAACTATATTCGGGACAAATAGTCAATCTACATTTGGTTCGAGTGGTAATTCTATGTTTGGTTCAGGAAAAACAGGTGCATTTGGGACCTCAAGTCAGCCTGGGTTTGGTACGAGTAATGCTAATGTCTTCGGTACTACCAGTCAAACCATGTTTGCTACTAATAACCGGCCAACGGAATCATCAAATAGTAATTCTGTATTCGGGTCCACAAATAGCAACCTGTTTGGTACTAATACCCAACCAACGGATCCAACAAGTACTAATTCTGTATTCGGTACTACCAGTCAAACCATGTTTGCTACTAATACACAACAGTCGGAATCATCAAGTAGTAACTTTATATTTGGATCTGTCAACACCAATGTCTTTGGTACAAGTAATCAATCGATCTTTGGTACTAATAGTATATCTCCCTTTGGGACTTCAACAAAGCCATTTGGTACAACTGAGTCCACTGTTTTTGGATCGGGGAAATCTAATATATTCGCTCCAGAAAGTAAATCTGCTTTGGGGTCATCTGACCAAAGCATATTTGTGAATGGTAATGTAAATACCCCTACCTCAAAGGATCAGAGTACTCCAGACAATGTGCAAACGACAGTTGACTCCAGCAAGACCATATTTGGTACTACATCGCAATCTATATTTGGATCCACTAGTAGTGTAAACATATTCGGCGCTGCTAAATCGGAAGCTACAAAGGACTTTACATTTGGCACTCCCAAGAATGATATTAAACCGTTTATATTCGGAGATACTAAATCGACATTTGCTACCGACAAGCAGGACGCCACGCCTAATGATGTATCCGTTGGGGATCCCCTGAGTAGCAGTAAGAGTACATTCACATTTGGTGCCCCAAAATCCACGGAGGATAATAGTTTGTTTAAATTCAGTGTACCCACTATACAACCCTCTTCCGAGAAAACTGATACCGCAGAAGTTGGAGTATCCACAACCAACAAGTGCAATGCACCAAGCAATGAGGATACAAAAGGTTTTCCTAAACTGTTTGAATTGCCAACTAGTAACAAAGATCATGAATCGGTTATTTTTGGATCTGAGTCTTCCAAGACGGATCAACCGGTGACTACGACAACCCTGATACCAAATGAAGATACATATGCCCCTGAAAAACAAACCGACACTCCACCAACGTTAACGGATTCGataatatcgcaatatgaACGAAGAGCTTCACTGAAGAAAATTAAAGTGATTAAGCCTAAATTGTTTAAGCATGGTGATGGGCAAAGAAGTGAAAataaaaatgctactagATGGACTTCGATTATGGCACGTTTACAGGCAGCTGTATGCGCTATTAGGGATTCTAGGTTGTACGAAATACCCAAAGAGGTATTACAACGCAGTACTGTGATAATTAACGGTAATTTAGTGTCCCAAGCAAACAGGCCTTATGTACGTAACACTGAGGTATACACATCGGATCCCAGCCCGGCCTCTATCTTGGAATCTGAATTCAATGGGTTCATGCACCCTGTGTTCCAGTATCATACCGACAGTATAATATCCAAGGAATATGATATCGCCAGTATAGGGTCTTCTCTTTCCGGGGTACATTACCTTAACCCAAGAGGTAGTAAGCGTTATCTCCAGAAGCTGTATCTACAGCAGCTATTGCAATATAACACTCTAAGGATAATCAAACCGTGCTATAGTTGCAGTTCATGCGCAGGTGTGAATGGCATCGATAGCTATGCAGTGTTGGCTGCAGTAGCGAAGTGTTGTCTTGGTGTATCACAAAAGCTGAGTAGCGCAATTGGTACTTTAGTGCACAAAACAACTACTGCTGCAATTGATTTGTGTAGTAAATTGACCAAGAGATTACGACATGAAAAGGTATTGCCACCAAGGAAAAGAGTAGCACGAAGGCGTAACGCGGTTATTAATACAAAACCAACTGATCTTCCCCCAATATCTGCAGAGGCATTTAATACCTTTGTTACGTCCACCAAGGAGCATCTACTCTCTACAAGTAGGTATATCGCCAACGTTTACACGGGTTCCGCAAGGATGCTCACACGTATTGTTGAGCATATTAACGAGGCCAATAGTACTGGCACATACCCCTTGGAGCTTCTGCTTACCATCGCAAAAGATAATGTTGATGctatatattccaatacgatatcgcaatgtaGTAATATGATAACTAAACATGACGTGGCAGTTTGGGGTGCTGGTATCATGTGGCATGTTTCGTTTTTCAATCCGATATGTCTCAGAACTACAAGCACTGGTTCTGACCTGTTGCCAACGGAAGGTGATATTGAACAGTATCAGCTGTCAGATTACGTAATAAGGCTAAAGGAAGATATACTGTCAATAGCTTGCTTTAATATCGGCGTCCACAGGTTGATGCCATCAACTAAGGGCTATGAAAAATCAATGACCAAATGTTGCAGCGTTGAGGATAAAGAAATGCCTATTGGGGTTATGGCGTCAGTAAGCACGAGTAATGACGACTATGGAATGGATTTTTCCTACCGTGCAAGTGATATGCCAGATGTTATAGCACCAGCTGATCAACGATATAACAATAGAGCTACTATACAGATTGTTGCAAAGTCAAgtgctgtatatataggtaAGCAGGGATACTTCCATGAGTTGTTTTCTTCTGAGCGGTTCCCTGACCTGTGCTCGATCGATACAAACAGTAGTAACCTGGACTACTATGGAGTACTGCAAGCATTTGTGGGTGTTAATATCGCACAGAATGTGTATCAGCACTACACAGTAGTAGTCTGCTACAGGCTGGCTGTATCAATGATTGACATACTGTGTCTATACGAGCTGTTCAATATTAGCGTTGCCACTACTGTCAGCATGTGCGGATGCGCTGGAAAGAATCATGACATGTGCCACAGCAGGTTGAAGCAAACTTTAGCAACAGTGTCAGAGAAGTTACTCTCGGAATTTATAGAATACAGCACTAAGCTTGGGGTAAGATTAGATCCCAGTGAATTAAGATCCAGGATTATATTTTCCTGTGTTGGATTCGAGATGTATACCGAGGATTTAGGTAGGCAGTCGAAGACTGCAAAAGGAAGTAATACTATAGCAAGGATATTATACCCACAGGGTTTTAGTGAAGCTATTAGGGATGCTGCGAATGCAACTATTTGCCCAAGTGGTATTCATATACTAGAGAAGGAGTTTTATATACCCGATTTGTACGATTTTCTCTCCGCTATAAGCAGGATGAATAAAACTGCAGAATCTTCAGATAAAGTCAGTCTTATCCAAGGGTTGGATGAATTCATAACGCGCATTGACAATAGCTTCAGCTCTACCCATTGGGATTTATACAGTGAAGCTACATTTACCCATGATGTTGATGTAAGCGATGAAATTgctatagatatatcacaacTCTCAAGGTATTCCAAGGAGAGTTTTATGGCGCTCATGAAAGCGTTCAGATTAGCTGCAGAAATTGCGGCGCAAGATTACCCAGGTAGCAGCCAACACGAATTGATCAGTCGAGTTTTATCACTTGTACGAGTACGTAACTACCACGTACCCTACTACATTGGATTATACATGTCCAATGTCATAGATGGTAGTGAAATATAA
- a CDS encoding Dcp1-like decapping family protein: MDNDDGVDDVGQRAASNNSALDEVRRMRGRLSLKLLLSCDQHVKDIIFQTPFVTAYELKGNNEWERAGIEGFLYLLQRDAEPAHSIIVVNRKLEHHLIEYITPEFQVALEGNFIFYRSLNTATGTMHNIRGLWFYDEKECMTTYNKIFEVIINREPLSGFKRDSNVTSTNEVKQPIPSSIHGTAAPSQVQMSTEDIDMRIEMLSMKKKGGLVHPGVNAHRRISDANTTPRQEAQVQMPSMGMLHGYNVEHTAESHSHQAPPANALPIPSRLPGYNLTVKSAQAYSSDHKQMSIPIRPTVSNPRENEMDYTSFPMNTNMNHYTQGPMMATHQPSRETQSIPIQPRQEMEIKITYDMLCSAFAETMQSEEFLRLVWRRLALKASHYL, translated from the exons ATGGATAATGACGATGGCGTAGACGACGTCGGACAACGTGCCGCGTCTAACAATTCTGCCCTTGACGAA GTACGACGTATGCGTGGGCGACTAAGTCTTAAATTGCTACTTTCATGCGATCAACACGTCAAGGATATTATATTCCAGACACCCTTCGTAACGGCATACGAGCTAAAAGGGAACAACGA ATGGGAACGTGCTGGTATAGAAGGATTCCTATATTTGCTACAACGCGATGCTGAACCTGCGCACAGTATAATCGTGGTTAACCGGAAATTAGAACATCACCTCATCGAGTACATTACACCTGAATTCCAAGTGGCTCTGGAGGGTAATTTTATATTCTACCGCAGCTTAAATACCGCTACT GGCACAATGCATAATATCAGAGGACTGTGGTTCTACGACGAGAAGGAATGCATGACTACGTACAATAAGATATTCGAGGTCATAATCAACAGGGAGCCTTTGTCAGGCTTTAAACGCGATAGCAATGTAACTTCAACGAACGAAGTGAAGCAACCCATTCCATCCTCTATCCATGGTACAGCAGCACCTTCGCAGGTACAGATGTCTACTGAA GATATCGATATGCGTATTGAAATGTTAAGCATGAAGAAAAAAGGAGGTTTGGTACATCCAGGTGTGAACGCTCATCGGAGAATTAGTGATGCCAATACAACACCTAGGCAAGAAGCACAAGTTCAGATGCCGTCAATGGGAATGCTACATGGATACAATGTCGAACACACTGCAGAATCACATAGCCATCAAGCCCCGCCGGCAAATGCTCTACCTATTCCTAGCCGACTACCTGGATACAACCTAACAGTAAAAAGCGCTCAAGCATACTCCAGTGACCACAAGCAAATGTCTATTCCCATTCGTCCTACAGTGAGTAACCCTAGAGAAAATGAAATGGATTACACATCGTTCCCAATGAATACTAATATGAACCATTACACCCAAGGGCCCATGATGGCTACACATCAGCCATCCAGAGAAACGCAATCTATACCAATACAACCACGACAAGAAATGGAGattaaaataacatatgaCATGCTATGTTCTGCTTTCGCAGAAACCATGCAAAGTGAAGAATTCCTTCGCCTGGTATGGCGTCGCCTAGCCTTGAAGGCGTCACACTACTTATGA
- a CDS encoding PIGA (GPI anchor biosynthesis) family protein: MSFTTYRTMDNDVVKKKCTILMVSEFFYPDVGGIETHICALSTRLMELGYRVVIVTRQFGERRGIRYMSNGLKVYHIPTLFIVRPCGIPTFIDTLPLARNILIREAVDIVHIHQTTTRYGSEFIFIAYVMGLKTVFTDHSLFSFIDLGPTILTLYLKSQSIILNHIICVSNTHKENLVLRTHTDPNRISVIGNAIESDAFKPRSEPRNDDKIVIVVISRLTAIKGAMLLNAVIPIVCHRHANVNFIIGGDGPYYASIAEIIDKHYLHDRVTLLGTVPNHKVNDVLIKGDIFLNTSKSESFCIAILEAVSSGLLCVATHVGGVHEILPRDMVLLSNYSPESVADRIDDAIKLLPSIDRFEFHNRVREMYSWQRVAQQVSDIYQTVLSRPSIHPLDLLNHYWRPTTSFRPIFIIMLVALYLILWITDIVSPRDEIDISPDWSACMVNH, encoded by the exons ATGTCTTTTACAACCTATCGCACGATGGACAATGATGTTGTTAAGAAGAAGTGTACCATTTTAATGGTATCTGAGTTTTTTTATCCAGATGTCGGTGGCATAGAGACTCACATTTGTGCACTATCTACACGTTTAATGGAATTAG GTTACCGTGTAGTGATTGTTACACGCCAGTTTGGTGAACGTCGTGGTATACGATACATGTCAAATGGTCTGAAGGTATACCACATACCAACTTTATTTATTGTAAGACCATGTGGAATTCCAACCTTCATTgatacattgccactagCGCGTAATATTCTTATACGTGAGGCGGTTGATATAGTCCACATTCATCAG ACAACAACTCGTTATGGATCAGAGTTTATATTTATTGCTTATGTAATGGGTCTCAAGACTGTCTTCACTGACCATAGTTTATTCAGCTTTATTGACTTGGGTCCAACTATACTTACTCTG TATTTGAAATCGCAATCTATAATACTGAACCACATTATATGTGTCTCAAATACGCACAAGGAGAATCTCGTCCTGAGAACTCATACGGATCCCAATAGGATATCGGTAATTGGCAATGCTATT GAATCCGATGCTTTTAAACCGCGCTCCGAGCCTAGGAACGATGATAAAATTGTCATTGTGGTCATTAGTCGTCTAACTGCTATAAAGGGTGCCATGCTACTGAATGCCGTAATACCTATAGTTTGCCATCGTCATGCTAATGTAAATTTCATTATAGGAGGTGACGGTCCTTATTATGCATCTATTGCTGAGATCATTGATAAGCATTACCTTCATGACAGGGTAACTTTACTTGGTACTGTTCCAAACCACAAGGTGAACGACGTATTGATAAAGGGTGACATATTCCTCAATACTTCCAAGAGCGAATCGTTTTGTATTGCTATATTAGAGGCTGTTTCATCTGGTTTACTGTGCGTGGCAACTCACGTTGGGGGTGTACATGAAATATTACCACGTGACATGGTGTTACTTTCTAATTATTCTCCTGAAAGTGTTGCGGATCGTATAGATGACGCTATCAAGTTGTTACCTAGCATTGATCGTTTTGAATTTCACAACCGTGTTCGTGAGATGTATTCATGGCAGCGTGTCGCTCAGCAGGTTTCGGATATATACCAAACGGTGTTATCACGCCCTAGCATCCATCCACTTGATTTACTCAACCATTATTGGAGGCCTACTACATCATTTC GTCCTATATTTATTATCATGCTTGTGGCTTTGTATTTGATACTTTGGATAACTGATATAGTTTCACCTAG GGACGAAATTGATATATCTCCAGATTGGTCAGCGTGCATGGTTAACCACTAA
- a CDS encoding PCI domain family protein yields MALVDRIISRYVALDAQRKSIDAERSSKCSPGARIGCCTYPEDLARSYMELNEMILGGRESSVDEADIGITGAKKLDILTDERILYICEDVLYVIVYHLIETGHIDAMLGALVRNELFFAVLPQAKTAKMVRSVLERLSQVVKDLDVLYRVFGLYRSWCANMKRTFLGYRLDLKICILLLLRRNYSAAIMSLEKLQQDVKNIEDKPLLLDIHLTQAKAYLLVRNLVRTKIALSNAKNVAININTPTYVSAEIDLLSGLLYLCESDYRTAYTYFFEAYEGFHMAVGGTHSVLFPNLARLQKRAKVLEDICTASTEPTLVKDAPLPLMVGDPEIYSCHSTISDISAVFFTFYNLSEYKSTSGTVVEESMSPNVDPVASHYIQFYSMLNTNAGLETPMPEKPSFEDGADPVPVETLARADERKLVQALKYLLLTIVITGRNAELIPLLSAKNKQKFTNHVEIRMIQRISECYKNSSLVDFEKILDEYKQVILMDPILQQEIHRLYDALLERNITRILKPYSIVQISFLSHKLSLPQDKVEKKLAEMILDGKLRGTIDQGNANLLLFDEETVRETFYEDVNHTISKLMSVIDTLYKKAQRAM; encoded by the coding sequence ATGGCGCTGGTAGACCGTATTATATCTCGCTATGTTGCGCTGGATGCACAGCGTAAATCTATTGACGCGGAACGCTCGTCTAAATGTTCCCCTGGAGCTAGGATAGGTTGTTGTACATATCCGGAAGATTTAGCTAGATCATATATGGAATTGAACGAAATGATTTTGGGCGGTAGGGAGTCCTCTGTTGATGAAGCGGATATTGGCATTACTGGCGCCAAGAAGTTGGACATCCTCACAGATGAACgtattttgtacatatGTGAAGATGTATTGTATGTAATAGTGTATCATTTGATCGAAACAGGTCACATTGATGCTATGTTGGGAGCTCTTGTTCGCAATGAACTTTTTTTTGCTGTCTTACCTCAGGCGAAGACTGCCAAAATGGTTCGTAGTGTTTTAGAACGCTTATCGCAAGTGGTTAAAGATTTGGATGTACTTTATCGTGTCTTTGGTCTATATCGCAGCTGGTGTGCTAATATGAAGCGTACCTTCTTGGGTTATAGGCTCGATTtgaaaatatgtatattgttgttgttaAGGCGTAACTACAGTGCTGCCATAATGTCTTTAGAAAAACTACAGCAGGATGTGAAGAACATTGAAGACAAGCCTTTATTATTGGATATTCACCTGACACAGGCCAAAGCTTATTTACTAGTTCGTAACCTTGTTAGGACAAAGATCGCATTAAGCAACGCCAAGAATGTAGCTATAAATATCAACACTCCTACATATGTCAGTGCAGAGATTGATTTATTAAGTGGTTTGCTCTATCTCTGTGAGTCGGATTACCGTACTGCTTATACATATTTCTTTGAGGCCTATGAAGGATTCCACATGGCAGTTGGGGGTACTCATAGTGTGTTGTTCCCTAATTTGGCACGTTTACAGAAACGCGCTAAGGTCTTGGAAGATATATGTACTGCTTCTACTGAGCCTACTTTGGTTAAGGATGCTCCATTGCCATTAATGGTTGGTGACCCTGAGATATACAGTTGCCACTCCACTATTTCGGATATCTCGGCTGTATTCTtcacattttataatttGAGCGAATATAAGTCAACATCTGGCACGGTAGTGGAGGAGTCCATGTCACCTAATGTTGACCCGGTGGCCTCGCATTACATTCAATTCTACTCTATGCTGAATACCAACGCTGGCTTGGAGACTCCGATGCCTGAGAAACCTTCTTTTGAGGATGGTGCCGATCCTGTACCTGTTGAGACATTAGCAAGGGCTGACGAGCGTAAATTAGTGCAAGCGCTAAAATATTTACTATTGACCATTGTAATTACAGGTCGTAACGCGGAATTGATTCCCTTATTATCTGCTAAGAATAAGCAGAAGTTCACTAACCACGTTGAGATTAGGATGATTCAGCGTATAAGTGAATGCTATAAGAACAGCTCGTTGGTTGATTTTGAGAAGATTCTTGATGAGTACAAGCAGGTGATTCTCATGGACCCTATCCTTCAGCAGGAAATCCACCGATTGTATGACGCTCTTCTTGAACGCAATATTACTAGGATTCTAAAGCCCTATAGTATAGTACAAATATCGTTCCTTAGTCATAAACTATCTCTGCCTCAGGATAAGGTGGAGAAGAAATTGGCTGAGATGATATTGGATGGAAAGTTACGTGGCACAATTGACCAGGGCAATGCTAATTTACTTTTATTCGATGAGGAGACTGTTCGCGAGACATTTTACGAGGATGTGAACCATACAATTTCTAAATTGATGTCTGTCATAGACACGTTGTACAAGAAGGCACAGCGTGCAATGTAA
- a CDS encoding Der1-like family protein yields the protein MWNTMDGQGPEAWYASLPKVTKTIITSMFILTLFTTFKIISLQSIVLDWQIIRKTYGVHRILLACLYAGQFSFRWVIQAYMFSQFSTTLERNPVFSSSVGSYLYFILIEVVLICLISLIFYWPSGFPFLNDALMFSILYYWSKRDMWNSVSIYVFTVKAYQLPYAMLFLNFIMGAPMIINIIGMIAGHIYYLIREVLPTMGYKNYVSKTPHWIDYIAGRLDAMYEYAGLNMGQRPFSGPYNLYRQRPIRIPFTGRGVRLGTL from the coding sequence ATGTGGAACACGATGGATGGACAAGGACCGGAGGCTTGGTATGCATCCTTGCCCAAAGtcaccaaaactataaTAACATCAATGTTCATTCTGACGTTGTTTACTACATTTAAGATCATATCTTTACAAAGTATTGTACTTGATTGGCAAATTATTCGTAAAACATATGGTGTACACCGAATATTATTGGCATGTCTATATGCAGGTCAGTTCTCATTTAGGTGGGTTATTCAAGCGTATATGTTCTCACAATTCTCTACTACACTAGAGAGGAACCCAGTATTCAGTAGTTCAGTCGGCTCGTATCTATATTTCATTTTGATAGAGGTAGTGTTGATCTGTCTGATCAGCCTAATCTTCTACTGGCCTTCAGGATTCCCATTTCTTAATGATGCGCTGATGTTTTCAATATTATACTACTGGTCAAAACGCGACATGTGGAACTCGGTGTCGATATATGTATTCACGGTTAAAGCATATCAGTTGCCTTATGCTATGCTTTTTCTCAACTTCATCATGGGCGCTCCCATGATAATTAACATTATCGGTATGATTGCCGGCCACATATATTACCTTATAAGGGAAGTTTTGCCAACTATGGGATACAAAAATTACGTATCGAAAACCCCTCACTGGATAGACTACATCGCCGGAAGACTTGATGCGATGTATGAGTATGCTGGCCTAAATATGGGACAGAGACCATTCTCAGGACCTTATAATCTATATCGGCAAAGACCAATACGTATTCCATTTACTGGTAGAGGTGTGCGTTTGGGTACACTGTGA